One window of the Pelobates fuscus isolate aPelFus1 chromosome 12, aPelFus1.pri, whole genome shotgun sequence genome contains the following:
- the LOC134578326 gene encoding PRKC apoptosis WT1 regulator protein-like: MSRETRSSTSEPVPFLEEWKARRERMRLRSSSSSISVNRSIDSSQSHQEGDPQARNNTLLDKQGKSRDLAGGRSTETTTKLQSHGEAEPDTSESSALKTKEKKGSTQKKHRTQIEKRKLREKRRPTGVANILPLEDPDEHQDHADTKEGNREKDTTPDQDQRTTQVTCPNRTDTDINVPSQEDRENANMSRQSWMEELQKAVIVKRQDNHKLNAELSDKDGALQFLQKEIKTVTQKMQRAEDENKRLKDENQMLLKLMGQLAS; this comes from the exons ATGTCCAGAGAGACAAGGAGTAGTACCTCAGAGCCAGTGCCTTTCCTGGAAGAGTGGAAAGCCCGACGTGAGAGAATGAGGCTACGTTCCTCTTCTTCTAGCATCTCGGTGAATAGGTCAATAGACAGCAGCCAGTCTCACCAAGAGGGGGATCCCCAGGCACGCAATAATACCTTGCTTGACAAGCAAGGAAAGAGCCGAGATCTTGCCGGGGGAAGGTCAACAGAAACAACCACAAAACTACAGTCTCATGGTGAAGCAGAGCCTGACACAAGTGAATCATCAgccttaaaaaccaaagaaaagaaaggcAGTACTCAGAAAAAACACCGGACTCAGATTGAGAAGAGGAAACTAAGAGAAAAAAGAAGACCAACAGGGGTAGCCAATATATTGCCCTTGGAG GATCCAGATGAGCATCAAGATCATGCTGATACGAAAGAAGGAAACAGAGAAAAGGACACCACCCCCGATCAG GATCAAAGAACAACCCAAGTCACTTGTCCAAACAG GACAGATACAGACATCAACGTTCCATCACAGGAAGATAGAGAGAACGCCAACATGTCAAGACAGAGCTGGATGGAGGAGTTGCAGAAG GCAGTCATTGTAAAGAGACAAGACAACCACAAATTGAATGCTGAATTGAGTGACAAAGATGGAGCCCTGCAGTTTCTTCAAAAGGAAATTAAGACTGTGACGCAA AAAATGCAAAGAGCCGAAGATGAGAATAAAAGACTCAAGGATGAGAATCAGATGCTGCTAAAGTTAATGGGCCAGCTGGCCAGTTAA